Proteins encoded in a region of the Anopheles aquasalis chromosome 2, idAnoAquaMG_Q_19, whole genome shotgun sequence genome:
- the LOC126581530 gene encoding histone deacetylase complex subunit SAP30 homolog, with the protein MMTNNGFSTGEEDSRGPADQATCCLLDDGERCRKQAGNASYSKRIQKTVTQRRLKLSIDSHARHIYICDFHKARIQCARTKRRRRDSEDDSNETDTDLPEVDLYQLQVNTLRRYKRFYKVSTRPGINKAQLSETIMKHFKTIPIKEKEILTYFIYMVKSNSNKLDQKNSVSAEAT; encoded by the exons ATGATGACCAACAACGGGTTCAGCACCGGGGAGGAAGACTCCCGAGGGCCAGCCGATCAGGCAACCTGCTGCCTCCTGGATGATGGTGAGCGGTGTCGGAAGCAAGCGGGGAACGCGTCCTACAGTAAACGCATCCAGAAAACGGTTACCCAGCGAAGGTTAAAGCTCAGCATCGACAGCCAC GCACGCCACATTTATATTTGCGATTTCCACAAAGCACGGATACAGTGCGCTCGCACGAAGCGACGCCGCCGAGACTCGGAGGACGATAGCAACGAGACGGATACCGATCTGCCCGAGGTGGACCTGTATCAGCTGCAGGTGAACACACTGCGTCGCTACAAACGCTTCTACAAAGTGTCTACGCGTCCCGGAATCAACAAAGCGCAATTATCGGAG ACAATCATGAAGCATTTCAAGACGATCCCAATTAAGGAGAAGGAAATTCTCACTTACTTCATCTACATGGTAAAGTCGAACTCGAACAAGCTGGACCAAAAGAACAGCGTCAGTGCGGAAGCCACCTGA
- the LOC126571477 gene encoding DNA repair protein complementing XP-C cells homolog, producing MSESYMSESEEEDAGGDFSASEDEWLPEKSTGGKKIIQQPGNNDDSDTDSEDSLAEEPFSKKSQKRPGTASTRRKSAGTAGANTSKTNTPGSKRAVTKRPGDESESSGDEYLVDPTKLDFNSKFFDKLAPAPTPLANLKTAPQLVGTVGHLSDSSESECEDRAEQRKTDQPPANGESGGGKQLIAKINQMSQAYANFQDFTNTLEMAKNHLKSVTAQANQTQSTDQGSAGTAIDVSNLLALGEANVNLEEVKQTAAAGKRKKAPTKGKNSKKPIDSDSDWEEVEEQEQTSTPSATPQSVQITVAPEAGTAQRKRKCTEVDVEVCIKRMINRDKRDAQLVLHKMTIIMGIAHGNYTNSVLNDPTLLAIGTALIPSERCYPKGPTDVDYFRQIMTFFREIITLKSTRSFSRPWKRLSLQETLRLQLLSQMANCKRDYVLMFIILLRSIGIHCRMVVSLQVAPKSVPSAELLKVSATKGGKKVKVSEKTKDTIAKEHDYEPPKKSTSSRKRKAATVTIPQLDGADEVSTRGRQSSSKGRTKQQTRGSQKEAAISIPTDNGISPRKTRAKRLEETQRKHDPSNVTKTLKAPSKSSSVATPLSTQGSEPSSSKMVRRDYAKTPPSHALGIAPTEPSKSIAKVNQSAIVKEAKRPQPIPQPSPAPKIVKIERFSAKTRGALDRCVLSTDDEHTPEPSGTNKKGSKAVNMWVEAYSEVGKRWVSINVLSGALPSPKQIADELSSKPMLYVFAWNNDGSIKDVTARYSSEAVSVQQKLRIMQQWIDDTLLQFRPERTARDIAEDRELNGILESRPLPKTIAEYKCHPNFALKRHLLKFEAIYPPDAPTLGFTSNKEPVYARECVHTLHSREIWLKQARTVKLYETPYKVVAGRPKYDRSSGQMLPSQPVELFGMWQTEEYDPPTAEDGIVPRNAYGNVELFKPCMLPKKTVHLRLPALNRICKKLSIDCAQAVTGFDFHGGSSHPVYDGFVVCEEYRDLVVDAWHEEQAAEEQRAREKYEKRVYGNWKRLIKGLLIRQKLQHKYNFDNLST from the exons ATGAGTGAATCGTACATGTCGGAAAGCGAGGAAGAAGATGCCGGTGGTGATTTCTCGGCCAGCGAAGACGAGTGGTTGCCGGAAAAATCTACTGGTggcaaaaaaataatccaaCAACCGGGAAACAACGATGATTCCGATACCGATAGTGAGGACTCGCTTGCCGAGGAACCTTTTTCTAAAAAGAGCCAAAAACGCCCAGGGACGGCTTCCACGAGGCGCAAAAG cGCTGGAACCGCAGGAGCCAATACCTCAAAGACAAACACTCCAGGGTCGAAGCGCGCGGTTACCAAGCGACCGGGAGATGAATCCGAAAGCAGTGGCGATGAGTACCTGGTTGATCCAACAAAGCTGGACTTTAATTCAAAGTTTTTCGATAAATTGGCACCGGCCCCAACACCCCTGGCCAATCTGAAGACGGCTCCACAGTTAGTCGGCACCGTTGGTCATCTGTCGGACAGTTCCGAGTCCGAATGTGAGGACCGGGCGGAGCAACGTAAAACGGATCAGCCACCAGCTAATGGCGAAAGTGGAGGTGGGAAACAGTTGATTgcgaaaatcaatcaaatgtcGCAGGCGTACGCGAATTTTCAGGATTTTACAAACACACTGGAAATGGCCAAAAACCACCTAAAATCCGTGACGGCTCAAGCGAATCAGACGCAATCGACAGATCAAGGATCGGCTGGTACCGCGATCGATGTCTCCAACTTGCTAGCTTTGGGTGAAGCGAATGTTAATCTCGAAGAGGTAAAGCAAACGGCGGCAGCTGGCAAACGGAAGAAAGCtccaacgaaaggaaaaaacagtaaaaaaccgatcgattcggatTCCGATTGGGAGGAGGTAGAGGAGCAAGAACAGACGAGTACTCCATCAGCCACTCCACAATCGGTGCAAATTACAGTCGCTCCGGAGGCGGGTACTGCCCAACGGAAGCGTAAATGCACCGAAGTGGACGTGGAGGTTTGCATCAAGCGTATGATCAATCGGGATAAACGTGACGCACAGCTCGTGCTGCACAAAATGACGATCATCATGGGCATAGCACACGGTAACTACACCAACAGTGTGCTAAACGATCCAACGCTCCTGGCAATCGGAACCGCCCTAATACCGTCGGAACGTTGCTACCCGAAAGGGCCAACGGATGTAGATTATTTCCGGCAAATCATGACGTTTTTCCGAGAGATTATTACACTGAAAAGTACGCGATCATTCAGTCGGCCCTGGAAGCGGCTATCATTGCAGGAAACGCTCCGTTTGCAGCTTCTCTCGCAGATGGCAAACTGTAAGCGAGATTACGTGCTGATGTTCATCATactgcttcgatcgattggcatCCACTGTAGGATGGTAGTGTCGCTGCAGGTGGCACCAAAGAGCGTTCCCAGTGCGGAGCTACTGAAAGTATCTGCGACCAAAGGCGGCAAGAAGGTGAAGGTATcggagaaaacaaaagatacCATCGCAAAGGAGCACGATTACGAACCGCCAAAAAAATCCACCTCGAGTCGTAAACGTAAAGCAGCCACAGTGACCATACCACAGCTCGACGGGGCCGATGAAGTATCGACGAGAGGCAGGCAGTCCAGCTCTAAAGGACgcaccaaacagcaaacacgTGGTAGCCAAAAGGAAGcagccatttccattccgacAGATAACGGAATTTCTCCAAGAAAAACTCGTGCTAAACGATTGGAGGAAACTCAACGTAAGCATGATCCCTCCAATGTTACCAAAACGTTAAAGGCACCTTCGAAATCATCCTCAGTTGCAACACCACTATCAACACAAGGCAGCGAACCCTCTAGTTCAAAGATGGTGCGAAGGGATTATGCTAAAACCCCGCCCAGTCATGCACTAGGCATTGCACCAACGGAACCTTCGAAAAGTATTGCGAAAGTAAACCAATCCGCTATcgtaaaagaagcaaaacgacCCCAGCCCATACCTCAGCCCTCGCCTGCGCCGAAAATTGTAAAGATCGAACGGTTCAGCGCTAAAACGAGAGGAGCACTCGATCGTTGTGTGCTATCTACGGACGATGAGCATACGCCGGAACCATCGGGAACGAACAAGAAGGGTTCGAAAGCAGTTAACATGTGGGTAGAGGCTTATTCCGAAGTTGGAAAACGCTGGGTTTCAATTAATGTACTGTCCGGTGCATTGCCGAGTCCCAAACAGATCGCTGACGAGCTTAGCTCGAAACCTATGCTATACGTATTCGCGTGGAATAATGACGGGTCCATTAAGGATGTGACGGCACGATACTCTTCCGAGGCCGTGTCCGTCCAGCAGAAGTTGCGCATAATGCAACAGTGGATAGACGATACGTTGCTCCAGTTCCGCCCAGAACGTACTGCGCGCGATATTGCTGAAGATCGCGAACTAAACGGCATTCTCGAGTCACGGCCACTACCGAAAACGATTGCCGAGTACAAATGCCATCCGAACTTTGCTCTCAAGCGTCACCTGCTTAAGTTCGAAGCCATCTATCCACCGGATGCACCGACTCTCGGTTTCACGTCGAACAAAGAACCGGTGTACGCGCGGGAGTGCGTGCATACCCTGCATTCCCGGGAAATCTGGCTCAAGCAGGCACGCACTGTGAAGCTGTACGAAACGCCGTACAAAGTCGTAGCCGGTCGACCAAAGTACGATAGG TCCTCTGGCCAGATGTTACCCTCACAACCGGTGGAACTGTTTGGTATGTGGCAGACAGAAGAATACGACCCACCGACGGCAGAGGACGGCATTGTGCCACGGAATGCGTATGGCAACGTGGAGCTCTTCAAACCCTGCATGCTGCCAAAGAAAACGGTTCATCTACGAT TGCCCGCTTTGAATAGGATTTGCAAGAAACTGAGTATCGACTGTGCACAGGCCGTCACTGGTTTCGACTTTCACGGTGGCAGCAGTCATCCGGTATACGATGGGTTTGTGGTATGCGAAGAATACCGCGATCTGGTTGTCGATGCATGGCATGAGGAGCAGGCAGCGGAGGAGCAACGGGCCCGCGAGAAGTACGAAAAGCGCGTGTACGGAAACTGGAAGCGATTGATCAAGGGTTTACTGATACGTCAGAAGTTGCAACACAAGTACAATTTCGACAACCTTAGCACGTAG
- the LOC126571481 gene encoding LOW QUALITY PROTEIN: probable cytochrome P450 28d1 (The sequence of the model RefSeq protein was modified relative to this genomic sequence to represent the inferred CDS: inserted 2 bases in 1 codon), with protein MRSGFVGIIKLIVPTTWTICCSCRIVSRLPTSADTALVGPKDHRIPVKKGTIVVLPYYSINYDRTYYEDPYRYNPERFSPANGGSKAYRERGVYFPFGDGPRMCLGMRFAQTQVKRSIVEIIENFQITVSRKTXRPFEMDPSQFILIPNGSIWYKPILIHVYDSAAEHNNLFGTGRVFL; from the exons ATGCGATCCGGTTTCGTCGGGATAATAAAATTAATCGTACCGACTACCTGGACCATCTGTTGCAGCTGCAGGATCGTAAGCAGATTACCGACATCTGCCGATACAGCGCTGGTTGGACCAAAGGATCACAGGATTCCAGTTAAGAAGGGAACGATAGTTGTTCTGCCATACTATTCGATCAACTACGATCGCACATACTACGAGGATCCGTATCGCTATAATCCGGAACGCTTTTCGCCCGCTAACGGTGGCAGCAAAGCGTACCGTGAGCGTGGCGTTTACTTTCCTTTCGGTGATGGACCACGGATGTGTCTTGGCATGCGATTCGCTCAGACACAGGTGAAGCGGTCAATCGTAGAGATTATCGAGAATTTCCAGATCACGGTGAGCCGAAAGAC AAGACCGTTCGAGATGGACCCTTCGCAATTCATATTAATTCCCAACGGAAGTATCTGGTATAAACCCATTCTGATTCACGTTTATGATTCGGCAGCAGAACACAACAATTTATTTGGAACCGGTAGGGTTTTCCTGTAG
- the LOC126571483 gene encoding probable cytochrome P450 28a5, which yields MFLTVTLVVSAVTLIYVYLSWYNNYWRKRGVPGPAPRLLLGNFPSFILRHRSFVEEIEEIYNKFRTRGNFIGVFNGRQPTIMVLNPSMVKDVLIKDFKNFQDNEFADSINKESDPIFGRNPFMLKGEEWKQKRAEVTPAFTTSRMKSLFPLIEDVALRADKFINDNKNQPIETRELCAKYTTDVVSSCIFAADAQSFTSDKAEIREMGRKLMEPNFQVVLMFLVLGFVPALKKLMPISFVPKHVERFFTQLMEDAVAYREKNNVQRADYLDYLIGLRSKKHLDTLDMAAHGVSFFVDGFETSSLGMSFALYELARNPDVQTKLRVELLAARNEKGSVDYETLLELPYLDQVLNESLRLWPPAAFLSKVCTNPTELELYNGKKVSVERGMPVMIPVWSLHRDPDSFEEPERYNPDRFSPETGGIKPFREKGCFIPFGDGPRQCLGMRFAQMQVKRGLFEIITKFEVSVNRKTENPIKLDPKAFIVCPLNGLCGLLAVVYLFLTWEFGYWEKYGVRGPKPKLLFGNLPFLLSKKRHMLYNYDQIYNDYKDEPVVGYYSVRTPQLMVRDPDLIKEVLSKGFQKFADNDFSDTVDEKSDPLLARNPFSLSGEKWKTRRAEITPAFTNNRIKALVHLMDEVCERMNKYVKTQAAGNGGVASLDAKELMTKYTTDVVASCIFAIDAQSFVKENPEIRAMGKRIMNFNLVAQLVLLLTTFVPSVKRFYKFTFIPRDAEEFFIRIMRDAIRYRKENNINRTDYLDHLLQLQDRKQITDIDIAGHGVSFFADGFETSSMLLTYCLYDLATNRDVQEALRAEIRTVRQSKEGGLSFENLMEMVLLEEVICESLRMHPIISVLSKRCTADTTLVGPKDRKIVVKKGTTVTLPYYSISFDPKYYEDPYRYNPERFSPANGGSKAYRERGVYFPFGDGPRMCLGMRFAQAQVKRAIVEIIENFQITVSRKTKEPFEMDSELFMLFPKGSIWLDFKPIA from the exons ATGTTTCTTACCGTTACGCTCGTCGTGAGTGCAGTCACGTTAATTTACGTGTACCTTTCCTGGTACAATAACTACTGGAGGAAGCGTGGAGTACCTGGCCCTGCgccaaggctgctgctgggtaACTTTCCTAGCTTCATTCTGCGCCATCGATCATTCGTCGAAGAAATTGAGGAGATTTACAA TAAATTCCGAACGCGTGGAAATTTTATCGGTGTGTTCAATGGACGTCAGCCAACGATTATGGTGTTGAACCCATCGATGGTGAAAGATGTGCTGATAAAAGACTTTAAGAACTTCCAAGATAACGAATTCGCCGACTCGATCAACAAGGAGAGTGATCCCATCTTTGGGCGTAATCCCTTCATGCTGAAGGGCGAGGAGTGGAAACAGAAACGTGCAGAAGTCACACCAGCCTTCACTACATCGCGG ATGAAGTCTCTCTTCCCGCTGATCGAGGATGTTGCACTTCGCGCCGATAAGTTTATTAATGATAATAAGAATCAACCGATTGAAACACGTGAACTGTGTGCCAAGTATACGACCGACGTGGTCTCGAGCTGTATCTTTGCGGCAGATGCACAATCGTTCACCAGTGATAAAGCCGAAATTCGTGAAATGGGCCGAAAGCTGATGGAACCGAACTTTCAAGTCGTGTTGATGTTTTTAGTGCTGGGTTTCGTACCGGCACTGAAGAAACTGATGCCAATTTCGTTCGTCCCAAAACACGTCGAGCGATTCTTCACGCAGCTGATGGAAGATGCTGTGGCTTATCGCGAGAAGAACAATGTACAGCGCGCCGATTACCTCGACTATCTAATAGGCTTAAGGTCGAAAAAGCACCTCGACACTCTGGACATGGCCGCCCACGGTGTGTCTTTTTTCGTGGACGGTTTTGAGACATCGAGCCTGGGAATGAGTTTTGCACTTTACGAGCTGGCCCGTAACCCGGACGTACAGACGAAACTGCGCGTCGAACTGTTGGCCGCTCGCAATGAAAAGGGTTCGGTGGATTATGAAACACTCCTCGAGTTGCCGTATCTCGATCAAGTGCTGAACG AATCACTGCGCCTTTGGCCTCCAGCCGCCTTCCTGTCGAAGGTGTGCACGAATCCGACGGAACTGGAGCTATACAATGGAAAGAAGGTGTCGGTGGAGCGTGGCATGCCCGTAATGATACCCGTTTGGTCGTTGCATCGGGATCCGGATAGCTTCGAAGAACCAGAACGCTACAATCCCGACCGCTTCTCGCCCGAAACCGGTGGCATTAAGCCGTTCCGCGAGAAAGGATGCTTCATACCATTCGGTGATGGGCCACGCCAGTGTTTGGGCATGCGGTTCGCACAGATGCAGGTGAAACGTGGTCTGTTCGAAATCATCACCAAGTTCGAGGTGTCGGTCAatcggaaaaccgaaaatccgATCAAGCTAGACCCGAAAGCGTTTATCGTGTGTCCACTGAATGGACTTTG TG GGCTGTTGGCCGTCGTGTATCTGTTCTTAACGTGGGAGTTCGGTTATTGGGAAAAATATGGTGTGCGTGgtccgaaaccgaagctgCTCTTTGGTAACTTGCCGTTTTTGCTCAGCAAAAAGCGTCACATGTTGTACAACTACGATCAAATCTACAA CGACTACAAAGATGAACCCGTTGTCGGATACTACAGCGTGCGCACGCCTCAGCTGATGGTCAGAGATCCCGATCTCATCAAGGAAGTTCTCAGCAAGGGTTTCCAAAAATTTGCCGATAATGATTTTTCGGACACGGTGGACGAGAAATCCGATCCACTGCTGGCACGGAATCCGTTCAGCTTGAGcggagagaaatggaaaacccgcCGAGCGGAGATCACTCCAGCCTTTACCAACAATCGA ATTAAAGCATTAGTACACCTGATGGATGAGGTTTGCGAAAGGATGAACAAGTACGTGAAGACGCAAGCGGCTGGTAACGGAGGAGTGGCTTCTTTGGACGCGAAAGAG CTCATGACTAAATACACCACCGACGTTGTGGCCAGCTGCATCTTCGCTATCGACGCGCAATCGTTTGTGAAGGAAAACCCCGAGATCCGTGCGATGGGCAAACGCATCATGAACTTCAACCTGGTCGCCCAGCTGGTCCTGCTGTTGACCACATTCGTCCCGTCCGTGAAGCGGTTCTACAAGTTTACTTTCATTCCGAGGGATGCGGAGGAATTTTTCATACGCATCATGCGCGACGCGATCCGCTATCGAAAGGAGAACAATATCAATCGCACCGACTATCTGGACCATCTGTTGCAGCTGCAGGATCGTAAGCAGATTACCGACATCGACATCGCTGGCCACGGTGTATCATTCTTTGCCGATGGTTTCGAAACCTCAAGCATGTTGTTAACCTACTGTCTGTACGATCTGGCCACGAACCGCGACGTGCAGGAAGCATTGCGAGCGGAGATTCGCACGGTGAGACAGAGCAAGGAGGGAGGCCTGTCGTTCGAGAATCTCATGGAGATGGTTCTGCTCGAGGAGGTCATTTGTGAATCGTTGCGCATGCACCCCATCATTTCGGTTTTGTCGAAGCGGTGCACTGCCGACACAACGCTGGTTGGGCCAAAGGATCGCAAAATTGTAGTTAAAAAAGGTACCACCGTAACGTTGCCATACTATTCGATCAGCTTTGATCCCAAGTACTACGAGGATCCCTATCGCTATAATCCGGAACGCTTTTCGCCCGCTAACGGTGGCAGCAAAGCGTACCGTGAACGTGGCGTTTACTTTCCTTTCGGTGATGGACCACGGATGTGTCTCGGGATGCGATTCGCTCAGGCACAGGTGAAGCGAGCAATCGTAGAGATTATCGAGAATTTCCAGATCACGGTGAGCCGAAAGACAAAGGAACCGTTCGAGATGGACTCGGAACTGTTTATGTTGTTCCCGAAAGGTAGCATCTGGCTGGatttcaaaccaatcgctTGA